A single region of the Pararhodospirillum photometricum DSM 122 genome encodes:
- the casB gene encoding type I-E CRISPR-associated protein Cse2/CasB yields the protein MTKVSFDPGALALEWWTTAQRDRGALARLRRCTSVTEALLESPTVLLWRCFGAQDKSWALLRAGVMAAVLAHVRDDAPLPVARVLGEDKGGSPLLSEGRLRRLLLVPDIDSAPDEVLQAHSRLVRFLRGKVNVSDLAASLYWWNDRTRQRWAFQYYHVDPPRSDAPDLSLFPAGGEAP from the coding sequence ATGACAAAAGTTTCTTTTGATCCCGGAGCCCTGGCTCTGGAGTGGTGGACAACGGCGCAAAGGGATCGCGGTGCCTTGGCGCGTCTGCGCCGTTGCACCAGCGTGACCGAAGCCTTGCTGGAGAGCCCCACCGTGCTCTTGTGGCGCTGCTTTGGCGCTCAAGACAAATCCTGGGCTCTGCTTCGGGCCGGAGTCATGGCCGCTGTTCTGGCCCATGTGCGCGACGACGCCCCCCTCCCGGTGGCCCGCGTCCTGGGCGAGGACAAGGGCGGGAGCCCCTTGCTCTCGGAGGGACGCCTGCGCCGCTTGCTGTTGGTGCCGGACATTGACAGCGCTCCCGATGAGGTATTGCAGGCCCACAGTCGGCTCGTGCGTTTTTTACGCGGAAAAGTCAATGTCTCTGATTTAGCGGCATCACTTTACTGGTGGAACGACCGAACACGTCAGAGATGGGCCTTCCAATACTACCACGTTGATCCCCCTAGGTCTGATGCTCCCGATCTTTCTCTTTTTCCCGCTGGTGGA
- the casA gene encoding type I-E CRISPR-associated protein Cse1/CasA: protein MPFSLLDNPWIPVRRASGKHELIRPDQITEGIESDPVVDVAAPRPDVSAALREMLVGLFTTTRAPETEADWEETYRHPPSPEMVREALAPLAPVMQLDGEGPRFFQDQEALAGEALGVEALFIDAPGEETIKNNKDLFVKRGKITVLSRPAAAWALVTLQTYAPSGGAGHMTSLRGGGPLTTMLLPPATPTTDTLWHRVWLSVESAAQLEARRVGQPDGGIETIFPWAGPTRVSGKGGGRTTQAQVDPLHVYWGMPRRLRLLFRPAVPGEVCDLTGLADPVMVEGFIMRPYGFQYGEGGFQHPLSPYYRLKPGAPWLPVHGGPSGVGYRDWLALVTGDTALAERSLRRPAQAVSTARDRLRRLGVRTGARLSAAGFDMDNMKARGWVDAQMPLLVGETEEAQQNQDTQARLLVAGAGVVAGAVGYAVKMALFDAPKDARGDFSALQDRLWADTEPAFLQALEVINRPSPSPEVARQAFLRVLERAALAIFDANAPVEGVEHGAFRRVVQARGWLTGHFVPATKTGKTLYAALGLALPQAATSKGKSKRKPAA, encoded by the coding sequence ATGCCTTTTAGCCTGCTGGACAACCCGTGGATCCCCGTGCGTCGGGCGAGTGGGAAACATGAACTGATCCGCCCGGACCAGATCACCGAAGGCATCGAGAGCGACCCCGTGGTGGATGTGGCAGCGCCCCGGCCCGATGTGTCGGCGGCGCTGCGAGAGATGCTGGTCGGGCTGTTCACGACGACCCGTGCCCCCGAGACCGAGGCGGACTGGGAAGAGACGTACCGTCATCCGCCGTCGCCCGAGATGGTGCGCGAGGCCCTGGCGCCGTTGGCGCCGGTGATGCAGCTCGATGGGGAGGGGCCGCGCTTCTTCCAAGATCAGGAGGCCTTGGCGGGAGAAGCCCTGGGGGTGGAGGCGTTATTCATCGACGCCCCAGGGGAGGAAACCATCAAAAACAACAAAGATTTGTTCGTCAAGCGCGGCAAGATCACCGTGCTCTCGCGTCCAGCGGCGGCCTGGGCGCTGGTCACCTTGCAGACCTACGCCCCCTCGGGGGGGGCTGGACATATGACATCCCTGCGGGGCGGCGGGCCTCTGACCACAATGCTGCTGCCGCCCGCCACCCCAACCACCGACACCCTATGGCATCGCGTATGGCTTTCTGTCGAAAGCGCCGCGCAGCTTGAGGCCCGCCGGGTGGGACAGCCCGACGGAGGAATCGAGACCATCTTTCCCTGGGCCGGACCAACCCGGGTCTCGGGCAAGGGCGGGGGACGTACCACCCAGGCCCAGGTGGATCCCCTGCACGTTTATTGGGGAATGCCGCGCCGCCTGAGGCTCTTATTCCGCCCAGCGGTCCCCGGGGAGGTGTGTGACCTAACCGGGCTGGCCGATCCGGTGATGGTCGAGGGCTTTATCATGCGGCCCTACGGCTTTCAGTACGGCGAAGGGGGCTTTCAGCATCCACTCAGCCCCTATTACCGGCTAAAGCCCGGCGCCCCGTGGCTGCCGGTGCATGGCGGTCCCTCAGGGGTCGGCTATCGCGACTGGTTAGCCCTGGTGACGGGTGACACGGCCCTAGCGGAGAGGTCTTTGCGTCGTCCGGCTCAGGCTGTGAGCACCGCGCGCGACCGCCTGCGCCGCCTCGGTGTTCGCACAGGGGCTCGACTCTCGGCGGCAGGCTTCGACATGGACAACATGAAAGCGCGCGGCTGGGTGGACGCCCAAATGCCGCTGTTGGTGGGTGAAACCGAAGAGGCCCAGCAAAACCAGGACACCCAGGCCCGCCTTCTGGTGGCCGGGGCCGGGGTGGTCGCGGGAGCGGTCGGGTATGCGGTCAAAATGGCCTTGTTTGATGCACCCAAAGACGCCCGGGGTGACTTTTCGGCGCTTCAAGACCGCCTGTGGGCCGACACCGAGCCCGCCTTTTTGCAGGCGTTGGAAGTGATCAACCGCCCCTCCCCCAGCCCCGAGGTGGCACGCCAAGCGTTTTTACGGGTCCTGGAACGCGCAGCGCTGGCCATTTTTGATGCGAATGCGCCGGTGGAAGGGGTGGAGCACGGGGCCTTTCGGCGTGTTGTGCAGGCCCGAGGCTGGCTGACCGGCCATTTTGTCCCGGCGACCAAGACCGGCAAGACCCTGTATGCCGCCCTGGGGCTGGCGCTGCCACAAGCAGCGACCTCCAAGGGCAAAAGCAAAAGGAAACCCGCCGCATGA
- a CDS encoding CRISPR-associated helicase/endonuclease Cas3: MEDWKKFWGKARPKGKIGAHPALYHALDVAACVEALLKADPGREALWAATLGVERETARAVAVCCAAVHDLGKLSAPFQIKVPALWPSCLGQPASPPSPSHDTAGWLWWQAKAPSEATSLAPLMRAAFGHHGEPPHKSDDLSPLRLAMAFPPAASEVAAEFVRWVFQTLPQRPIPVLREDRATAASFLLAGLVTLGDWLGSSQTWFEYTAPDLTWGAYWAKAQAQAQKAVAAAGLQPALSAARLGYTDLGIDKPPTPLQAWAQDVALPEGPLLVVLEDLTGSGKTEAALMLAHRLIASGRAQGLYFALPTQATANALFDRLARVIRAFFAPDTTPSLALTHGDRAMHPGFRAALNRGAALGFEASQKRQEKPEGDTVADISAEAQCAAWVGEDRRLSFLADIGAGTLDQALLAILPARHAAVRRWGLLGKVLILDEIHAYDAYMGEEIIALIEAHAAEGGHTLLLSATLPQNRRRALEEAFHRGTSTPRPASRGFGAAGQALAAKFAHPPKPPPPPPEGFPRAGVVSADHQTADFPPPWPARIRRLPVKRVDSIDQALAQVAAAARAGQAVLLLRNTVDEALSSHAALRALGLEPWLFHARFALGDRQNIERRVMETFGRESTPEQRRGQILVATQVVEQSLDLDFDALFTDLAPIDLLIQRAGRLWRHLRALRHGAPVLHVIAPERSDPAAWVRHLPPGTAAVYQDLGVLWRTAETLEAEGALDLPERARTLIDAVYDATRAAPLPDAVARAAEEAQGKAYAHQSLARTQVLPRHEGYRRVSAWEDDRRVMTRWGEPTVSVVLARLEDGHPVPWCPAPAEAPQDMGWRLSRVTLRAHQIAADPDPLPALAALRASWPAWERDMPIVLLHPDGNDVWSASARDDRGRPVRLRYSRERGASFGEE, from the coding sequence ATGGAGGATTGGAAAAAGTTTTGGGGGAAGGCCCGGCCCAAGGGAAAGATCGGGGCTCACCCGGCGCTTTATCATGCCCTAGATGTCGCCGCATGCGTCGAGGCCCTCCTGAAAGCCGACCCAGGCCGGGAAGCGCTGTGGGCCGCCACCCTGGGGGTGGAGCGCGAGACAGCAAGAGCCGTGGCGGTTTGTTGCGCGGCGGTTCATGATCTCGGCAAGCTCTCGGCCCCTTTTCAAATCAAGGTGCCGGCGCTGTGGCCGTCGTGCCTGGGGCAGCCTGCCAGTCCCCCGTCCCCGTCTCACGACACGGCCGGGTGGCTGTGGTGGCAGGCCAAGGCCCCGAGCGAGGCCACGTCCCTTGCCCCCTTGATGCGAGCGGCGTTCGGACACCATGGGGAGCCGCCGCACAAAAGCGATGATCTCAGCCCCTTACGCCTTGCCATGGCTTTCCCTCCGGCAGCCTCAGAGGTGGCGGCGGAGTTTGTCCGGTGGGTGTTCCAAACCCTGCCGCAAAGGCCGATCCCGGTGCTGCGTGAGGATCGAGCCACGGCGGCCTCGTTTCTGCTAGCCGGCTTGGTCACGCTGGGCGATTGGCTTGGATCCTCGCAAACGTGGTTTGAGTACACGGCCCCCGATCTGACATGGGGGGCCTATTGGGCCAAGGCGCAAGCTCAGGCCCAAAAGGCGGTGGCCGCCGCTGGGCTTCAGCCCGCCCTTTCGGCGGCGCGGCTGGGCTATACCGACCTGGGGATCGACAAACCGCCAACGCCGTTACAGGCTTGGGCCCAGGACGTCGCCCTCCCCGAGGGACCGCTCCTGGTGGTCTTGGAAGATCTGACGGGGAGCGGCAAAACCGAGGCCGCCTTGATGCTGGCCCATCGGTTGATCGCCAGCGGACGTGCCCAGGGGCTGTACTTCGCCCTGCCGACTCAGGCCACCGCCAATGCGTTGTTTGATCGCTTGGCCCGGGTGATACGCGCCTTCTTTGCCCCCGACACCACACCGTCGTTGGCCCTAACGCACGGCGATAGAGCTATGCACCCGGGCTTTCGCGCGGCTCTCAACCGGGGAGCGGCGCTTGGCTTTGAAGCAAGCCAGAAGAGGCAGGAAAAGCCAGAGGGAGACACGGTGGCGGACATCTCGGCGGAAGCCCAGTGTGCGGCTTGGGTCGGGGAAGACCGGCGCCTCAGCTTTCTTGCCGATATCGGCGCCGGCACCTTAGACCAAGCCTTGCTCGCCATTTTGCCGGCGCGCCACGCGGCCGTGCGGCGTTGGGGGCTGCTGGGCAAGGTGCTAATCCTTGATGAAATCCACGCCTACGACGCCTACATGGGCGAGGAAATCATCGCCCTGATTGAAGCGCACGCCGCCGAGGGCGGACACACCTTGCTGCTTTCCGCCACCCTCCCCCAGAACAGGCGCCGAGCCTTGGAGGAGGCGTTCCACCGGGGGACCAGCACACCACGTCCGGCCTCACGCGGCTTCGGCGCCGCAGGACAGGCGCTGGCCGCCAAGTTCGCCCACCCTCCCAAGCCCCCTCCCCCGCCCCCGGAAGGCTTCCCCCGGGCCGGCGTGGTCAGCGCAGACCACCAAACGGCGGATTTTCCGCCCCCTTGGCCGGCGCGGATACGACGGTTGCCCGTGAAGCGCGTGGACAGCATCGACCAAGCCCTCGCCCAGGTCGCCGCCGCCGCCCGGGCGGGCCAAGCCGTTTTACTGCTGCGCAACACCGTGGACGAGGCCCTGTCCAGCCATGCCGCCCTGCGCGCCCTTGGGCTTGAGCCCTGGCTCTTTCACGCCCGCTTTGCCTTGGGCGATCGCCAGAACATTGAGCGCCGGGTGATGGAGACCTTTGGCCGCGAGAGCACGCCCGAGCAACGCCGGGGACAGATCCTGGTCGCAACCCAAGTGGTTGAGCAATCGCTTGATCTTGATTTCGACGCCCTTTTCACCGACCTCGCCCCGATCGACCTGCTGATCCAGCGGGCCGGCCGCTTGTGGCGCCACCTCCGCGCCCTGCGGCACGGCGCGCCCGTGCTGCACGTCATCGCGCCCGAGCGGAGCGATCCCGCCGCCTGGGTCCGCCACCTGCCCCCGGGAACGGCAGCGGTCTACCAAGACCTGGGCGTCCTGTGGCGCACGGCGGAAACCCTCGAGGCCGAGGGAGCCTTGGACCTCCCCGAGCGCGCCCGGACCCTGATCGACGCTGTTTATGACGCAACCCGAGCCGCCCCCCTCCCCGATGCCGTGGCCCGGGCGGCCGAAGAAGCCCAAGGCAAGGCCTATGCCCATCAAAGTCTGGCACGGACCCAGGTTCTACCGCGCCACGAGGGCTACCGCCGGGTCTCGGCCTGGGAGGACGACCGGCGGGTGATGACCCGCTGGGGCGAGCCAACGGTTTCGGTCGTTCTGGCACGCCTGGAGGATGGCCATCCGGTCCCCTGGTGTCCCGCCCCTGCGGAGGCGCCGCAGGATATGGGCTGGCGCCTGTCGCGGGTTACCCTGCGGGCTCACCAGATTGCCGCCGATCCCGATCCGCTGCCGGCTCTGGCGGCCCTGCGGGCGTCGTGGCCGGCTTGGGAGCGGGACATGCCGATCGTGCTCCTGCACCCGGACGGCAACGACGTGTGGTCCGCCTCGGCGCGTGATGACCGGGGGCGGCCGGTGAGGCTTCGGTATAGTCGGGAAAGGGGAGCGTCTTTTGGGGAAGAGTGA